A genome region from Oryctolagus cuniculus chromosome 20, mOryCun1.1, whole genome shotgun sequence includes the following:
- the LOC108175891 gene encoding serine/threonine-protein kinase MARK2 isoform X9, protein MEDPLDFHPPLDGFRFVDVIGRGGFGLVKLARHLASGKYVAVKILLQDGSPSCPLSAQGEADILRSLRHDNIVRLLEERHAGKHLFLVMELATKGSLQSYVFEQGGLAEAEARTLFGQALAAVSYCHGQRVAHRDLKLGNLLLDEHMTVKLADFGLSLRLEQGTLVRGFWGTPEYCAPEVFLGEDYDALKADVWSLGVVLFAMLAAALPFHGKDTDKLRDRVLCGWYALPRAVSPALQDLLSWLLTVNASRRPSAEDARTHWWFSPSREAAEEDEEDEEDEEDEEGAVTLLQPLGVPRDPEASEYLEGLGLLPGTGTEGSPGPRPHGPASLPKSSQSGEHHPIEDDGLCVKSVSCDSMAVDVSSTQSDSSKASSQPQQQWSPAPSAAPDSSKASSQPQQQWSPAPSTAPDSSNASSQPQQQWSPAPSAAPEPASKASSSSPSAGSPAPSAAPDSSEVSSQPQQQWSPAPSAAPEPASKASSSSPSARSRGDLAEPEATTAAREPNGTGPTATAATADTTASAQGKRQGRRGVGRRILRFLLRACCILPSRGSSSGSCCCRVAPK, encoded by the exons ATGGAAGACCCCTTGGACTTCCATCCTCCTCTGGACGGGTTCCGCTTCGTGGACGTGATCGGCCGGGGCGGCTTCGGCCTGGTGAAGCTGGCCCGGCACCTGGCGTCGGGCAAGTACGTGGCGGTGAAGATCCTCCTGCAAGACGGCTCTCCCAGTTGCCCGCTGTCCGCGCAGGGGGAAGCGGACATCCTGAGGAGCCTGCGGCACGACAACATCGTGCGGCTGCTGGAGGAGCGGCACGCGGGGAAGCACCTGTTCCTGGTCATGGAGCTGGCGACCAAGGGCTCGCTCCAGAGCTACGTGTTTGAGCAGGGCGGCCTGGCCGAGGCCGAGGCCAGGACCCTGTTCGGCCAGGCGCTGGCTGCCGTGAGCtactgccatggccagcgcgtgGCGCACCGGGACCTCAAGCTGGGCAACCTGCTGCTGGACGAGCACATGACCGTCAAGCTGGCGGACTTCGGGTTGAGCCTGCGGCTGGAGCAGGGCACGCTGGTAAGGGGCTTCTGGGGGACCCCCGAGTACTGCGCACCAGAGGTTTTCCTCGGGGAGGACTACGACGCATTGAAGGCCGACGTGTGGAGTCTGGGGGTGGTGCTATTTGCCATGCTGGCGGCCGCGCTGCCGTTCCACGGCAAGGACACGGACAAGCTGCGGGACAGGGTGCTGTGCGGCTGGTATGCGTTGCCGCGTGCTGTCAGCCCGGCCCTGCAGGATCTGCTGTCGTGGCTGCTCACCGTCAATGCCTCGAGGAGGCCCAGTGCGGAGGACGCCAGGACCCACTGGTGGTTCAGCCCCAGCCGAGAAGCCGctgaggaggacgaggaggacgaggaggacgaggaggacgaggagggcgCGGTcaccctgctgcagcccctgggtGTTCCCCGGGACCCAGAGGCCAGCGAGTACCTGGAGGGCCTCGGCCTGCTTCCAGGCACAGGGACCGAGGGGTCACCAGGCCCTCGGCCCCACGGCCCCGCGTCCCTGCCCAAGTCCTCGCAGAGCGGCGAGCACCACCCCATAGAGGACGACGGCTTGTGTGTGAAATCAGTGTCCTGTGACAGCATGGCCGTGGACGTGTCCTCCACACAAAGTGACTCCTCCAAGGCCTCCA gccagccacagcagcagtgGAGCCCAGCTCCCAGCGCCGCCCCTGACTCCTCCAAGGCCTCCA gccagccacagcagcagtggagcccagctcccagcaccgCCCCTGACTCCTCCAACGCCTCCA gccagccacagcagcagtggagccctgctcccagcgccGCCCCAGAGCCAGCCTCCAAGGCGTCGTCCTCCAGCCCCAGTGCcgggagccctgctcccagcgcaGCCCCCGACTCCTCTGAGGTCTCCA gccagccacagcagcagtgGAGCCCTGCTCCCAGTGCCGCCCCCGAGCCAGCCTCCAAGGCGTCGTCCTCCAGCCCCAGTGCCAGGAGCCGTGGGGACCTTGCAGAGCCAGAAGCCACTACAGCAGCCCGTGAGCCTAATGGGACTGGGCccacagccactgcagccaccgctgacaccacagccagcgcccagggcaagaggcagggccggcgcggggtgggcaggaggatcctCCGCTTCCTGCTGAGGGCGTGCTGCATCCTGCCATCCCGAGGgagcagctctggcagctgctgctgcagaGTGGCCCCCAAGTAG
- the LOC108175891 gene encoding serine/threonine-protein kinase MARK1 isoform X7, giving the protein MEDPLDFHPPLDGFRFVDVIGRGGFGLVKLARHLASGKYVAVKILLQDGSPSCPLSAQGEADILRSLRHDNIVRLLEERHAGKHLFLVMELATKGSLQSYVFEQGGLAEAEARTLFGQALAAVSYCHGQRVAHRDLKLGNLLLDEHMTVKLADFGLSLRLEQGTLVRGFWGTPEYCAPEVFLGEDYDALKADVWSLGVVLFAMLAAALPFHGKDTDKLRDRVLCGWYALPRAVSPALQDLLSWLLTVNASRRPSAEDARTHWWFSPSREAAEEDEEDEEDEEDEEGAVTLLQPLGVPRDPEASEYLEGLGLLPGTGTEGSPGPRPHGPASLPKSSQSGEHHPIEDDGLCVKSVSCDSMAVDVSSTQSDSSKASSQPQQQWSPAPSAAPDSSKASSQPQQQWSPAPSTTPEPASKASSSSPSARSPAPSAAPDSSKASSQPQQQWSPAPSTAPDSSNASSQPQQQWSPAPSAAPEPASKASSSSPSAGSPAPSAAPDSSEVSSQPQQQWSPAPSAAPEPASKASSSSPSARSRGDLAEPEATTAAREPNGTGPTATAATADTTASAQGKRQGRRGVGRRILRFLLRACCILPSRGSSSGSCCCRVAPK; this is encoded by the exons ATGGAAGACCCCTTGGACTTCCATCCTCCTCTGGACGGGTTCCGCTTCGTGGACGTGATCGGCCGGGGCGGCTTCGGCCTGGTGAAGCTGGCCCGGCACCTGGCGTCGGGCAAGTACGTGGCGGTGAAGATCCTCCTGCAAGACGGCTCTCCCAGTTGCCCGCTGTCCGCGCAGGGGGAAGCGGACATCCTGAGGAGCCTGCGGCACGACAACATCGTGCGGCTGCTGGAGGAGCGGCACGCGGGGAAGCACCTGTTCCTGGTCATGGAGCTGGCGACCAAGGGCTCGCTCCAGAGCTACGTGTTTGAGCAGGGCGGCCTGGCCGAGGCCGAGGCCAGGACCCTGTTCGGCCAGGCGCTGGCTGCCGTGAGCtactgccatggccagcgcgtgGCGCACCGGGACCTCAAGCTGGGCAACCTGCTGCTGGACGAGCACATGACCGTCAAGCTGGCGGACTTCGGGTTGAGCCTGCGGCTGGAGCAGGGCACGCTGGTAAGGGGCTTCTGGGGGACCCCCGAGTACTGCGCACCAGAGGTTTTCCTCGGGGAGGACTACGACGCATTGAAGGCCGACGTGTGGAGTCTGGGGGTGGTGCTATTTGCCATGCTGGCGGCCGCGCTGCCGTTCCACGGCAAGGACACGGACAAGCTGCGGGACAGGGTGCTGTGCGGCTGGTATGCGTTGCCGCGTGCTGTCAGCCCGGCCCTGCAGGATCTGCTGTCGTGGCTGCTCACCGTCAATGCCTCGAGGAGGCCCAGTGCGGAGGACGCCAGGACCCACTGGTGGTTCAGCCCCAGCCGAGAAGCCGctgaggaggacgaggaggacgaggaggacgaggaggacgaggagggcgCGGTcaccctgctgcagcccctgggtGTTCCCCGGGACCCAGAGGCCAGCGAGTACCTGGAGGGCCTCGGCCTGCTTCCAGGCACAGGGACCGAGGGGTCACCAGGCCCTCGGCCCCACGGCCCCGCGTCCCTGCCCAAGTCCTCGCAGAGCGGCGAGCACCACCCCATAGAGGACGACGGCTTGTGTGTGAAATCAGTGTCCTGTGACAGCATGGCCGTGGACGTGTCCTCCACACAAAGTGACTCCTCCAAGGCCTCCA gccagccacagcagcagtgGAGCCCAGCTCCCAGCGCCGCCCCTGACTCCTCCAAGGCCTCCA gccagccacagcagcagtggagccctgctcccagcaccACCCCCGAGCCAGCCTCCAAGGCGTCATCCTCCAGCCCCAGTGCCAGGAGCCCTGCTCCCAGTGCCGCCCCTGACTCCTCCAAGGCCTCCA gccagccacagcagcagtggagcccagctcccagcaccgCCCCTGACTCCTCCAACGCCTCCA gccagccacagcagcagtggagccctgctcccagcgccGCCCCAGAGCCAGCCTCCAAGGCGTCGTCCTCCAGCCCCAGTGCcgggagccctgctcccagcgcaGCCCCCGACTCCTCTGAGGTCTCCA gccagccacagcagcagtgGAGCCCTGCTCCCAGTGCCGCCCCCGAGCCAGCCTCCAAGGCGTCGTCCTCCAGCCCCAGTGCCAGGAGCCGTGGGGACCTTGCAGAGCCAGAAGCCACTACAGCAGCCCGTGAGCCTAATGGGACTGGGCccacagccactgcagccaccgctgacaccacagccagcgcccagggcaagaggcagggccggcgcggggtgggcaggaggatcctCCGCTTCCTGCTGAGGGCGTGCTGCATCCTGCCATCCCGAGGgagcagctctggcagctgctgctgcagaGTGGCCCCCAAGTAG